The segment GTGTAATACGAAGGTATTGTTCTTATAAGGAATATtaatgaaaattaaattaaccggactatataaataaatgatatccTGTATATTTAAcctgtttaattaaaataatatgaataattccCTTTTAAATTGTACACACTGCTCTTCATGGTGGATGAAGTCACATTGAGTCCTTTATGTCCATAATCTGAATTAATGTCATTATTCCATTTCCTGTCAAGCTGTCATTCTACATGTTTATCCCCTCAACAATATCAATACTTGTGTTTAATGCCCCGTTGTGAAGTTTATCTTCGGCCTCATGCACATCTGTTCCTATTGTTGTGAATTCAATAATGTCATTTATGagttatatgaatatattataacTTTCATTGGTTGAACTGGAGGCTGAAGACGAGGTGTTATAACCTGCTAActgtatgaaataaataataactattCATATGAAAGTATTCATGACGACACGTTCACATCAAGCAGCCCCACGAGCCGCGACCATCATCGGTGTGTTTGCTGCTCCCAGAAGAACTTCAGTTTATCACCAACCGATCGACCGCAGGTGGTTGTTTTCACATCGAGACCCGGAACCAACATGCGGACCAGTTGGAAAACGGGTTTTGAAGGAGATCCGATCcatttaaaaccatttaaaGAGAGAAATGAGTCGGAAAACCCGCTGATCAGCGCTCTCCACGGCGGTGAGTAGGTGAGGTTTGGAGGCTCCTCAAACCAAATACAGACATCATCGGAGCTCTAGAGGACttcaagaggaagaggaacagctCCTCGTTCGGCTCCCTTCGCCGCCGGCCTTCAGTGCTGCTTCCGCGGGTCGTTTTGAGTCTTTTTTCCGTGAAGAAAAAGCACAAGTGAGTCCGCTTTCAGGCTGTCAGAGGAGCCGCGCGCTGGGTTGAGTCTGCACGGTTCTCATGCAGGCTTTAAGTACCGCCCCCTGCTCGCAGCTCTCCATCAGTCAGTCGGACTCTCGTGTTTCCTGAAGTGCAGCAACGGAACAAAATGGCAGAaacagctccagctccagctccggCCGTCGCGCCGGCCAAAGCGGCCAAGAAGGTGGTGGCCAAGCCGAAGAAGGCCGGTCCCAGCGTGGCTGAGCTCATCGTTAAAGCCGTGGCCGCATCCAAGGAGCGGAGCGGCGTGTCTGCTGCCGCCGTCAAGAAGGCTCTGACCGCGGAAGGATACGACGTGGACAAGAACAAGTTCCGCGTGAAGACCGCCATCAAGAACCTGGTTACCAAGGGGACTCTGGTCCAGACCAAGGGGACCGGGGCCTCCGGCTCCTTCAAGATCAGCAAGCTGGCTGCCGACAAACCGGCAAAGAAAGTCGCCCCCGCAGCCAAGAAACCCGCAGCGGCCAAGAAGCCCAAAGCGGCGGCAGCAAAGAAACCTGTTGCCGCAAAGAAGTCACCGAAGAAGGCCAAGAGACCCGTAGTGGCCAAGAAACCGTCAGCGGCCAAGAGCCCAAAGA is part of the Cyclopterus lumpus isolate fCycLum1 chromosome 23, fCycLum1.pri, whole genome shotgun sequence genome and harbors:
- the LOC117726145 gene encoding histone H1-like gives rise to the protein MAETAPAPAPAVAPAKAAKKVVAKPKKAGPSVAELIVKAVAASKERSGVSAAAVKKALTAEGYDVDKNKFRVKTAIKNLVTKGTLVQTKGTGASGSFKISKLAADKPAKKVAPAAKKPAAAKKPKAAAAKKPVAAKKSPKKAKRPVVAKKPSAAKSPKKAAKSPKKPTKSPKKVARKAPAARKTPVKKAAKARKAAPKKK